The window CTAGCCGATGAAGCAGTTTGTATTGGGCCGCCGCCGCCGGCGAAATCGTACCTCAATGCGCCGGCGCTGATTAGCGCGGCGTTGATTTCGGGGTGTGACGCCGTTCACCCCGGCTACGGCTTTCTCTCGGAAAATCCGTATTTTGCCGAGATGTGTGCTGACTGCAATCTGATCTTCATCGGACCCCCACCCGAACCGATCCGGTTGATGGGCGATAAAGCGATTGGCCGTGAGACGATGCGCAAAGCCGGCGTGCCAACCGTGCCCGGTTCTGATGGCGAGGTGCGCTCGCTCGAAGAGGCGATTGATGTTGCCCGTAACATCGGCTATCCGGTGCTGCTCAAGCCGTCGGGTGGCGGCGGCGGCCGTGGCATGCGGGTAGCGTATGACGAGGCCGATTTGCAACGCGCGTATCCAACGGCCCGCGCCGAAGCCGAAGCCGCGTTTGGCAACGGCGCGTTGTTGCTGGAAAAGTATCTCACCCGCGTCCGTCACGTCGA is drawn from Dehalococcoidia bacterium and contains these coding sequences:
- a CDS encoding acetyl-CoA carboxylase biotin carboxylase subunit (an AccC homodimer forms the biotin carboxylase subunit of the acetyl CoA carboxylase, an enzyme that catalyzes the formation of malonyl-CoA, which in turn controls the rate of fatty acid metabolism); this encodes LADEAVCIGPPPPAKSYLNAPALISAALISGCDAVHPGYGFLSENPYFAEMCADCNLIFIGPPPEPIRLMGDKAIGRETMRKAGVPTVPGSDGEVRSLEEAIDVARNIGYPVLLKPSGGGGGRGMRVAYDEADLQRAYPTARAEAEAAFGNGALLLEKYLTRVRHV